The region GCTGCAAGCGATAATCTTGAGGTTCATGGGCAGCCGGCCTTCGCTGCCGATCTTGTGCATGATGCTCAGGATGTTCCGCCGAATGTCCTCCACCCGGTCGGTGGTCAGGTTTTCGTGAATGAGCTTGCCGACGTAAATGTCCTCGCCCACCCGGCAGACGCGCAGGAAGGTCGAATCCTCGCCGCTGAAGTACTTCTTGTCGACGTCGCCCAGCGATTCGAGGCGCTGTCGCAGCGTGTTGTCCGCTTTGAACCCGATGAAGATCGGCTGGTTGATCAGGAGTTCGAGCACGTCACCTCCCTGCAAGGCTCTGCCTTGACTCCGCGGGACCCCGTATTATGTCAGGCGGATGTTGCGCGCTCGCGGACCTTTGACGTCGGTCTCGCGGTCGAAGGAGACGTTCTGCCCTTCGGTGAGGGAATCGAATGATACCGACTGGCACTCGCTGCGGTGAAAAAACACTTCTTTTCCGTCCGCAGCCGCGATGAAGCCAAACCCACGATCCGTCAGTTTCTTGATTCTTCCCGTTTCCATTGGTGCCACCTCCCTGCCTCGTTAAGTGAGATTGCACTATATCACGGATGGGCCGATAGTTTCGGCTATATCGAGGAGGGATCGGCGAACACGCTGATCTGCAGGGGTTACGCCGGCTCCATTCAAGCAGGCATCGCTCCGATCGACAAAGACTGGGGCAGCGAGGCGCGCGCGCCCGGGTCAGATTGGCCGCTGCGGCGGATCGGACAGAAGGATAGGACGGCGATCGGCGCCTGGCAGGAACCGCGTGAGGAAGGTCCCGTCCCTATTTGCCGCCACTGCGGCCGCTGTCGGCGGCAGGGACGGCGGCCTGCCGCACCAGCCAGTCACGCATGAACTCCTCGACCCCGGCGAGCAGCGGACATTGCGTCAGCTCGCCGTCCGCCCGGGCGGCGCAGAGCATGTGGTCGGCCCCGGGGAAGACGCGCGCGGTCAACTGGGCGGGCGGGACGAGCCCCGCAAGCCGGGCCGCCGTCTCCTCGGTCGGCGTGAGGTCGTCGCTGCCGGCGAGCACCGCGAGCACCGGCGCCTTCAGCCGCTGCAGATAGCCGGCAGGGTCGAAGCGCGCCTGCCTGAGAGGACGGATCGGCCCCTCGCGGTGGGCGATCACCCACGCCGGCGGCGGCACCTGGCGCGAGTCGACGACGACGCGCAGCGGCAGGCGCTCGAACCACTCGCGATCGCGGATCGCCTTG is a window of Candidatus Polarisedimenticolia bacterium DNA encoding:
- a CDS encoding cold shock domain-containing protein, whose product is METGRIKKLTDRGFGFIAAADGKEVFFHRSECQSVSFDSLTEGQNVSFDRETDVKGPRARNIRLT